A region of Maniola jurtina chromosome 7, ilManJurt1.1, whole genome shotgun sequence DNA encodes the following proteins:
- the LOC123866664 gene encoding uncharacterized protein LOC123866664 — MESLIEKVKQYPCLWNMNDIYYRDTGKKDAAWDRIAKQCGLVNGREAKNQWKKLRDSHREALRRRKTATVQILRPWKYEAQMEFVLQQSEYTETVSSLPTLQDSHHDTQNSSDIESTPSPPGSPHPSSSYIDHENRKQKILEMSSFDMNRVPQDALSNLFASLYQKTRELPKYLQLRVQREIFESVTRAEEEAMSLDPLNSYYSPVARNSSALQSSPFSDASADTKPKPPYGK; from the exons ATGGAATCTTTGATAGAAAAGGTTAAACAATATCCCTGTTTGTGGAACATGAACGATATTTATTATAGGGACACTGGTAAGAAGGATGCAGCTTGGGATCGTATAGCGAAGCAGTGTGGACTTGTAAATG GTAGAGAAGCCAAAAATCAGTGGAAGAAATTACGAGATAGCCATAGGGAAGCTTTGAGACGTCGCAAAACCGCTACGGTGCAAATATTGAGACCCTGGAAATACGAGGCCCAGATGGAATTTGTATTGCAACAGAGTGAATATACGGAGACAGTTTCAAGTCTCCCAACTTTACAAGACAGTCATCACGACACTCAAAATTCCTCAGATATAG AATCTACGCCCTCTCCGCCGGGATCCCCACATCCATCTTCATCTTACATAGACCATGAGAACaggaaacaaaaaatacttgaaaTGTCAAGTTTTGATATGAACCGCGTACCACAAGATGCACTATCAAACTTGTTTGCAAGTTTGTACCAGAAGACACGCGAACTTCCGAAATACTTACAATTGCGAGTACAGAGAGAAATCTTTGAATCAGTTACAAGAGCTGAAGAAGAAGCTATGTCCCTTGATCCATTGAATTCTTACTACAGTCCTGTTGCCAGAAATTCAAGTGCTCTTCAAAGCAGCCCTTTCTCTGATGCTTCAGCGGATACCAAACCTAAGCCACCGTACGGAAAGTGA
- the LOC123866666 gene encoding cuticle protein 19.8 isoform X1, with protein MLRQCITLAVLGCAFASPVAQYPIQQQQDEGIPPHLLRQYIGGGQAQAQHIPHPAAQPAPAPARLPYNVQEEQYQPRAQYQPQPQPQPQQQYRPQQQREPEDYDPHPSYQFGFDVSDDKFTNYQNRQEQRDGDQIKGSYSVVDSDGFIRTVTYTADPKEGFRAEVSRKPTDIVVKYPTPKPPVVQPQGPPQQQAAYQPQIQQQQHQPQQQQQRPQQANPQYYRYE; from the exons ATGTTGCGTCAGTGTATTACGTTAGCGGTGTTGGGGTGTGCTTTCGCGAGTCCCGTAGCTCAATACCCAATTCAGCAGCAG CAGGATGAAGGAATTCCCCCACATCTGCTGAGACAGTACATTGGCGGTGGTCAAGCTCAAGCACAGCACATCCCCCACCCTGCCGCTCAGCCCGCTCCGGCGCCTGCACGACTT CCCTACAATGTGCAAGAAGAGCAGTACCAACCCAGAGCGCAGTACCAGCCGCAGCCACAGCCTCAACCGCAGCAGCAGTACAGGCCACAGCAACAGCGGGAGCCCGAGGACTATGAT CCTCATCCTTCCTACCAGTTCGGTTTCGACGTGAGCGATGACAAGTTCACCAACTACCAAAACCGCCAGGAGCAGAGAGACGGTGACCAAATCAAGGGGTCCTACTCAGTCGTAGACAGTGATGGCTTTATCAGGACTGTGACCTACACCGCTGACCCTAAAGAAGGTTTCAGGGCTGAG GTTTCCCGTAAACCCACGGACATCGTGGTCAAGTACCCGACTCCCAAACCTCCAGTTGTCCAGCCTCAAGGTCCTCCGCAACAACAAGCCGCCTATCAGCCTCAAATTCAGCAACAACAACATCAACCACAACAACAACAGCAGAGACCACAGCAAGCGAATCCACAATACTACCGatacgaataa
- the LOC123866666 gene encoding cuticle protein 19.8 isoform X2, giving the protein MLRQCITLAVLGCAFASPVAQYPIQQQDEGIPPHLLRQYIGGGQAQAQHIPHPAAQPAPAPARLPYNVQEEQYQPRAQYQPQPQPQPQQQYRPQQQREPEDYDPHPSYQFGFDVSDDKFTNYQNRQEQRDGDQIKGSYSVVDSDGFIRTVTYTADPKEGFRAEVSRKPTDIVVKYPTPKPPVVQPQGPPQQQAAYQPQIQQQQHQPQQQQQRPQQANPQYYRYE; this is encoded by the exons ATGTTGCGTCAGTGTATTACGTTAGCGGTGTTGGGGTGTGCTTTCGCGAGTCCCGTAGCTCAATACCCAATTCAGCAGCAG GATGAAGGAATTCCCCCACATCTGCTGAGACAGTACATTGGCGGTGGTCAAGCTCAAGCACAGCACATCCCCCACCCTGCCGCTCAGCCCGCTCCGGCGCCTGCACGACTT CCCTACAATGTGCAAGAAGAGCAGTACCAACCCAGAGCGCAGTACCAGCCGCAGCCACAGCCTCAACCGCAGCAGCAGTACAGGCCACAGCAACAGCGGGAGCCCGAGGACTATGAT CCTCATCCTTCCTACCAGTTCGGTTTCGACGTGAGCGATGACAAGTTCACCAACTACCAAAACCGCCAGGAGCAGAGAGACGGTGACCAAATCAAGGGGTCCTACTCAGTCGTAGACAGTGATGGCTTTATCAGGACTGTGACCTACACCGCTGACCCTAAAGAAGGTTTCAGGGCTGAG GTTTCCCGTAAACCCACGGACATCGTGGTCAAGTACCCGACTCCCAAACCTCCAGTTGTCCAGCCTCAAGGTCCTCCGCAACAACAAGCCGCCTATCAGCCTCAAATTCAGCAACAACAACATCAACCACAACAACAACAGCAGAGACCACAGCAAGCGAATCCACAATACTACCGatacgaataa
- the LOC123866668 gene encoding uncharacterized protein LOC123866668 — MCLKNISVYIYLAMVAVCVVGDCGPRLQYAWGDALQGTDCPGPDGTPYPRHLVNRALKSSWGQTRQGRAARTLDPALMRRALLDAHAGYSEGVVKPQSSNRTARASNNLPGLTPGNTNSCGGTRLCRTRYNTTAPMYGVSLTSGQPVTIVQKFPDLLQQVVFEVCESSECSVVRGSCTQTYVPYLFLVLPLGPVTLTGQDYVLVESGCVCRPDPIP; from the exons atgtgcttaaaaaatatatcgGTATATATTTACTTG GCTATGGTGGCGGTTTGCGTGGTTGGCGATTGCGGGCCACGACTGCAATATGCCTGGGGAGACGCACTCCAAGGGACTGACTGCCCTGGGCCTGATGGCACACCTTATCCTAG ACACCTAGTGAACCGAGCCTTGAAATCGTCATGGGGCCAGACGCGGCAAGGCAGAGCGGCTCGGACGCTGGATCCAGCATTGATGCGCAGGGCTCTGTTGGATGCCCACGCGGGGTACTCGGAAGGCGTTGTGAAGCCTCAGAGCAGTAACAGAACTG CTCGTGCCTCAAATAACCTGCCAGGGTTGACACCGGGCAATACAAACTCGTGCGGTGGAACCCGGCTGTGCCGCACGCGGTACAACACGACAGCGCCGATGTACGGCGTGTCGCTGACGTCGGGACAACCCGTCACCATCGTGCAGAAGTTCCCCGACCTTCTGCAGCAGGTCGTGTTTGAAGTTTGCGA ATCAAGCGAGTGCTCAGTAGTACGCGGTTCGTGTACCCAGACGTACGTGCCTTATTTGTTCCTCGTGCTGCCATTAGGCCCAGTCACGCTGACGGGGCAAGACTACGTGCTGGTCGAGTCGGGATGCGTTTGTAGGCCTGATCCTATCCCGTAG
- the LOC123866651 gene encoding KRAB-A domain-containing protein 2-like — MSGDVDRELFYQRVNDTLLSATAPNTFLQTAVKYTRLIEQVKNAKTKAKKTPADYRRIKRFDILNTPDGERLVVAPSPGQKNQQLFVKLEEIYDIIREYHLRMNHAGRSRLMTAIKLKYRNITTSIVMLYLSLCEGCKTKVIRRSKIPRTDKQESQEVFDPSQVGHSFKVELKIDPLRTSGTSTRDDVSDCDLEESFDEDDKVYPELYSRGQMDILDVTVAKNESYKYLMVYRNLVTNYIHLKPLKTINVDETVEALLEIFLVFGAPNVLQSKNGISVTKQICRRMYTAFPEIKVVSADNKQEITSFKGQNNEHILRMIGDWLKENSSMKWYQGVKYVQYILNSTFNIKLRRTPSEAIFGYNPRRGVATFMTRVEYDHLHTETDLKIALKEKESGKNPEQLMLEESLIPSCSFIKSEPGNVHNSLDDETMDDDYEPELSE; from the coding sequence ATGTCGGGCGACGTTGATCGGGAATTATTCTACCAGCGGGTTAATGATACACTCCTAAGCGCGACCGCGCCGAATACGTTCCTACAAACGGCAGTAAAATACACAAGACTTATCGAACAGGTGAAAAACGCGAAAACGAAGGCAAAGAAGACTCCAGCAGACTACCGTAGGATCAAAAGGTTCGACATTTTGAACACGCCGGACGGTGAAAGACTCGTTGTGGCTCCATCTCCCGGACAAAAAAATCAACAGCTTTTCGTCAAACTAGAGGAGATTTACGACATCATACGCGAATACCACTTGAGAATGAACCACGCAGGGAGATCGCGATTGATGACTGCAATAAAGTTAAAGTACAGAAACATTACGACTTCAATCGTCATGCTTTATTTGTCGCTTTGTGAAGGGTGCAAAACTAAAGTGATCCGTCGAAGCAAGATCCCACGAACTGATAAACAAGAGTCACAAGAAGTGTTTGACCCCTCGCAAGTAGGACATAGTTTTAAAGTAGAGTTAAAAATTGATCCCTTGAGAACTAGTGGAACTAGCACCAGAGATGACGTGTCAGATTGTGATTTAGAAGAAAGCTTTGACGAAGACGACAAGGTGTATCCAGAACTGTACTCGCGCGGCCAAATGGACATATTAGACGTTACAGTGGCGAAAAATGAAAGCTATAAATATCTGATGGTCTACAGAAACCTTGTTACAAACTACATTCATTTGAAGCCTTTAAAAACTATTAATGTCGACGAGACGGTTGAAGCTCTTTTGGAAATATTCCTAGTATTCGGCGCGCCTAACGTTTTACAATCAAAAAATGGAATATCTGTAACGAAACAAATCTGTCGACGAATGTATACCGCTTTCCCTGAAATAAAAGTGGTTAGTGCTGACAATAAGCAGGAAATAACCAGTTTCAAAGGCCAGAATAATGAGCATATACTGAGAATGATAGGTGATTGGCTGAAGGAGAATAGTTCGATGAAATGGTATCAAGGAGTTAAGTATGTCCAATACATTTTGAACAGTACGTTTAATATAAAACTCCGGAGAACACCCAGTGAGGCAATTTTTggttataatccaagaagagGTGTCGCAACATTCATGACGAGGGTTGAATATGACCATCTTCACACCGAAACTGATTTAAAAATAGCTCTCAAAGAGAAAGAGTCAGGAAAAAATCCTGAGCAGTTAATGTTGGAAGAATCTCTGATTCCATCTTGTAGCTTTATCAAATCTGAGCCGGGTAATGTTCACAATAGCCTCGATGACGAAACAATGGATGATGACTATGAACCAGAACTCTCAGAATAA